One segment of Pandoraea pnomenusa DNA contains the following:
- the mnmG gene encoding tRNA uridine-5-carboxymethylaminomethyl(34) synthesis enzyme MnmG, which yields MLYPTEFDVIVVGGGHAGTEAALASARMGCKTLLLTHNIETLGQMSCNPSIGGIGKGHLVKEVDALGGAMAAATDEGGIQFRILNSSKGPAVRATRAQADRILYKQAIRHRLENQPNLWLFQQAVEDLIVEGERVVGAITQVGLRFRARAVVLTAGTFLDGKIHVGLNNYVGGRAGDPAAVSLSARLKELKLPQGRLKTGTPPRIDGRSIDFSVLEAQPGDLDPVPVFSFLGRPEQHPQQVPCWVTHTNERTHDIIRAGLDRSPMYTGVIEGVGPRYCPSIEDKIHRFADKTSHQIYLEPEGLTTNEFYPNGISTSLPFDVQLELVRSMKGMENAYILRPGYAIEYDYFDPRGLRSSLETRVISGLFFAGQINGTTGYEEAAAQGLLAGINAALQVQGREAWCPRRDQAYLGVLVDDLITRGVSEPYRMFTSRAEYRLSLREDNADMRLTEIGRELGVVDDMRWEAFCRKRDAVSRETERLKTTWVNPKTFPAEDAEPLLGKAIDHEYSLADLLRRPEVGYDALMAVQGGRLAPDGALSDDPLQANQIREQIEIAVKYQGYIDRQADEIVRKEANENTVLPANIDYNDVRGLSIEVRQKLNAQRPETLGQASRISGVTPAAISLLMIHLKKGLGRRRAQEHPATDLAAAAANGGQHAV from the coding sequence ATGCTTTATCCGACCGAGTTCGATGTGATCGTGGTGGGTGGCGGCCATGCCGGCACCGAGGCCGCGCTCGCCTCGGCCCGTATGGGCTGTAAAACACTTCTGCTCACCCACAACATCGAGACGCTCGGCCAGATGAGCTGCAATCCCTCCATTGGGGGGATCGGCAAAGGCCATCTTGTCAAAGAAGTCGATGCGCTCGGTGGTGCCATGGCCGCTGCGACCGACGAGGGCGGTATCCAATTCCGCATCCTCAACTCGTCCAAAGGTCCCGCCGTGCGTGCGACGCGCGCCCAGGCCGACCGTATCCTGTACAAGCAGGCCATCCGCCACCGGCTCGAAAATCAGCCCAACCTTTGGCTTTTTCAGCAGGCGGTCGAAGATCTCATCGTCGAGGGAGAGCGCGTCGTCGGTGCCATCACCCAAGTGGGATTGCGCTTCCGCGCCCGTGCCGTGGTGCTCACCGCGGGGACATTCCTCGATGGGAAAATCCACGTCGGCCTCAACAACTATGTCGGCGGACGTGCTGGAGATCCCGCCGCCGTCAGCCTTTCCGCCCGGCTCAAAGAGTTGAAGTTGCCGCAAGGTCGGTTGAAAACCGGTACACCACCGCGCATCGATGGCCGCTCCATCGACTTCTCCGTGCTCGAAGCACAGCCCGGTGATCTCGATCCTGTACCCGTATTCTCGTTCCTGGGGCGCCCCGAGCAACATCCGCAGCAAGTCCCCTGCTGGGTAACCCACACCAACGAACGTACCCACGACATCATTCGTGCCGGTCTCGACCGCTCGCCCATGTACACCGGCGTCATCGAAGGGGTGGGGCCGCGCTATTGTCCGTCGATCGAAGACAAGATTCATCGCTTCGCCGACAAGACATCGCACCAGATCTATCTCGAGCCCGAAGGCCTCACCACCAACGAGTTCTATCCGAACGGTATTTCCACCAGCCTGCCTTTCGACGTCCAACTCGAGCTCGTGCGCTCCATGAAAGGCATGGAGAACGCCTATATTCTCCGTCCGGGTTACGCCATCGAGTACGACTACTTCGATCCACGGGGCCTGCGCAGCTCGCTCGAAACCCGCGTTATCTCGGGGCTCTTCTTCGCGGGTCAGATCAACGGGACGACCGGTTACGAAGAAGCCGCCGCCCAGGGGCTGCTCGCCGGCATCAACGCCGCACTGCAAGTCCAGGGCCGCGAGGCATGGTGCCCGCGTCGCGATCAAGCCTATCTCGGCGTGCTTGTCGACGATCTGATCACCCGGGGCGTGTCAGAACCGTATCGCATGTTCACCAGCCGCGCCGAATACCGTCTGTCCTTGCGCGAAGACAATGCCGACATGCGGCTGACCGAGATCGGCCGCGAACTCGGCGTCGTGGATGATATGCGCTGGGAGGCGTTCTGTCGCAAGCGTGACGCTGTTTCACGTGAAACAGAACGTCTCAAAACCACGTGGGTGAATCCGAAGACGTTCCCGGCGGAAGACGCCGAGCCACTGCTGGGCAAAGCCATCGATCATGAATACTCGCTTGCCGACCTGCTGCGCCGCCCCGAAGTAGGGTACGACGCACTGATGGCCGTGCAGGGTGGGCGACTGGCGCCCGACGGTGCACTGTCCGACGATCCGCTGCAGGCGAACCAAATCCGGGAGCAGATCGAAATTGCCGTGAAGTACCAAGGCTATATCGATCGCCAGGCCGACGAAATCGTGCGTAAAGAAGCCAACGAGAATACCGTGCTTCCCGCAAACATCGATTACAACGACGTCCGGGGATTGTCCATCGAGGTCCGCCAGAAACTCAATGCGCAGCGTCCCGAGACGCTCGGGCAAGCCTCGCGCATCTCCGGCGTAACCCCGGCCGCCATCTCACTGCTGATGATTCATCTGAAGAAGGGGCTCGGGCGCCGTCGTGCGCAGGAGCACCCCGCGACCGATCTCGCCGCCGCAGCCGCCAATGGCGGGCAGCACGCTGTCTGA
- the rsmG gene encoding 16S rRNA (guanine(527)-N(7))-methyltransferase RsmG, with translation MTSSRHSAGHGGHELATLLADGIAQLGLAISDEQQARLLDYQALLAKWNASLQMTSIRDPQQMVVKHLLDSLSILPRLDREPISRVLDVGSGGGLPGVVLAIVRPDWQVTVNDIVHKKTAFLTQARATFKLTNLTVVTGRVESLVVGKEVPAPFDAIVSRAFAELRDFVTLARHLLAPDGSLWAMKGVAAEDELALPDGCELVERLPLNVPFLDAERHLLRVKVTA, from the coding sequence ATGACGTCTTCTCGACATTCCGCCGGTCACGGCGGTCATGAGCTGGCTACGCTCCTCGCCGACGGCATTGCGCAGCTTGGCCTGGCGATCAGCGACGAGCAACAAGCGCGTCTGCTCGACTACCAGGCACTGCTGGCAAAGTGGAACGCTTCGCTGCAGATGACCTCGATTCGTGATCCGCAGCAGATGGTTGTCAAGCATTTGCTCGATTCGCTTTCCATTTTGCCGCGTCTCGATCGCGAGCCGATTTCACGCGTGCTCGACGTCGGCTCAGGCGGTGGCTTGCCCGGCGTCGTGCTCGCCATCGTGCGACCTGACTGGCAGGTAACGGTCAACGACATCGTTCACAAGAAGACAGCCTTCCTCACCCAGGCGCGTGCAACGTTCAAGCTGACCAACCTGACGGTGGTGACCGGCCGCGTCGAATCGCTCGTCGTCGGCAAGGAAGTCCCCGCACCCTTCGATGCGATCGTGTCGCGCGCCTTCGCCGAATTGCGCGATTTCGTCACGCTCGCGCGCCATCTGCTCGCCCCCGATGGTAGCCTCTGGGCCATGAAGGGCGTGGCGGCGGAAGATGAACTGGCGCTGCCCGACGGCTGCGAACTGGTCGAGCGTTTGCCGCTGAACGTCCCGTTTCTCGACGCCGAGCGTCATTTGCTCCGCGTAAAGGTAACCGCATGA
- a CDS encoding lipocalin family protein → MNKMTRWAGAVMVGFSVVAAVAWAQSGQESLTTRVRPVQKIEKARYVGTWYEIARYPNFFERKCVSDVTAEYVARPDGKIEVTNKCRKDDGTWVSDTGLARTDGQGTGTARFKVTFAPDWLRWIPWLWANYWVIVLDGDYQYAAVGEPGREYLWILSRTPTIDDDTMNQMRAQLRKQGYDTDKLVMTPQKASAP, encoded by the coding sequence ATGAACAAGATGACCCGCTGGGCCGGGGCCGTCATGGTCGGGTTTTCGGTCGTGGCTGCCGTTGCCTGGGCGCAGTCCGGGCAGGAATCGCTCACGACCCGCGTACGTCCCGTGCAGAAGATCGAAAAAGCGCGATATGTCGGCACGTGGTACGAAATAGCACGCTACCCGAATTTCTTCGAGCGAAAATGTGTGTCGGACGTGACCGCCGAATACGTGGCGCGACCCGACGGCAAGATCGAAGTCACCAACAAGTGCCGCAAGGACGACGGTACGTGGGTCAGCGATACCGGACTTGCCCGCACCGACGGGCAGGGCACCGGCACGGCACGTTTCAAGGTGACGTTCGCACCGGACTGGCTACGCTGGATTCCCTGGCTTTGGGCGAACTACTGGGTTATCGTGCTCGACGGTGACTATCAGTATGCCGCCGTCGGGGAGCCGGGCCGGGAGTATCTCTGGATCCTTTCGCGCACCCCGACGATCGACGACGACACCATGAATCAGATGCGAGCGCAACTGCGAAAGCAGGGCTACGACACCGACAAGCTGGTGATGACGCCCCAAAAGGCGAGCGCGCCCTGA
- a CDS encoding ParA family protein — translation MAKIFCVANQKGGVGKTTTTVNLAAGLASHGQRVLLVDLDPQGNATMGSGIDKAALETSVYEVLVDGADVAAACQRSESGNYDVLPANRELAGADVELVSLENRDTRLKQALAKVDDAYDFVLIDCPPTLSLLTLNGLCAAHGVIIPMQCEYFALEGLSDLVNTIKQVHANLNRDLKVIGLLRVMFDPRITLQQQVSEQLKEHFGDKVFNAIIPRNVRLAEAPSYGMPGVVFDPASRGAKAYLQFGAEMIARIQTM, via the coding sequence ATGGCGAAAATTTTCTGCGTGGCCAATCAGAAGGGCGGCGTCGGCAAGACGACCACCACGGTGAACCTCGCTGCCGGACTGGCGTCGCACGGGCAGCGTGTCCTGTTGGTCGACCTCGATCCGCAGGGAAATGCGACGATGGGCAGCGGCATCGACAAGGCTGCGCTCGAGACGAGCGTATATGAGGTGCTGGTCGACGGCGCCGATGTGGCCGCCGCATGTCAGCGCTCGGAGTCGGGCAACTACGACGTATTGCCGGCGAACCGCGAACTGGCTGGCGCGGACGTGGAGCTGGTCTCGCTCGAGAATCGCGATACCCGCCTCAAACAGGCGCTCGCCAAGGTCGATGACGCCTACGATTTCGTGCTCATCGACTGTCCGCCGACGCTGTCGCTGCTCACACTCAACGGCTTGTGCGCCGCGCACGGTGTGATCATTCCGATGCAGTGCGAATATTTCGCGCTTGAAGGGCTTTCGGATCTCGTCAATACGATCAAGCAGGTGCACGCGAATCTGAATCGCGACCTGAAGGTGATCGGTCTGCTGCGCGTGATGTTCGATCCGCGGATCACCTTGCAGCAGCAAGTCTCGGAGCAGCTCAAGGAGCACTTCGGCGACAAGGTTTTCAACGCGATCATTCCGCGCAACGTGCGATTGGCGGAGGCGCCGAGCTACGGCATGCCGGGCGTGGTTTTCGACCCCGCGTCGCGCGGTGCGAAGGCGTATCTCCAATTCGGCGCGGAAATGATCGCGCGCATTCAAACTATGTAA